In Theropithecus gelada isolate Dixy chromosome 13, Tgel_1.0, whole genome shotgun sequence, one DNA window encodes the following:
- the ASXL2 gene encoding putative Polycomb group protein ASXL2 isoform X2, whose product MREKGRRKKGRTWAEAAKTVLEKYPNTPMSHKEILQVIQREGLKEISGTSPLACLNAMLHTNSRGEEGIFYKVPGRMGVYTLKKDVPDGVKELSEGSEESSDGQSDSQSSENSSSSSDGGSNKEGKKSRWKRKVSSSSPQSGCPSPTIPAGKVISPSQKHSKKALKQALKQQQQKKQQQQCKPSISISSNQHLSLKTVKAASDSVPAKPATWEGKQSDGQSNSPQNSNSSFSSSVKVENTLLGLGKKSFQRSERLHTRQMKRTKCADIDVETPDSILVNTNLRALINKHTFSVLPGDCQQRLLLLLPEVDRQVGPDGLMKLNGSALNNEFFTSAAQGWKERLSEGEFTPEMQVRIRQEIEKEKKVEPWKEQFFESYYGQSSGLSLEDSKKLTASPSDPKVKKTPAEQPKSMPVSEASLIRIVPVVPQSECKEEALQMSSPGRREECESQGEVQPNFSTSTEPLLSSALNTHEFSSILPIKCPQDEDLLEQKPVAFAEQESGKNHLTTACNYNKSESQESLVTSPSKPKSPGVEKPITKPTAEAGPQETTVKEPLTTLVDQNPESLKRKSSLTQEEAPVSWEKRPRVTENRQHQQPFQVSPQPFLSRGDRVQVRKVPPLKIPVSRISPMPFHPSQVSPRARFPVSITSPNRTGARTLADIKAKAQLVKAQRAAAAAAAAAAAAASVGGTIPGPGPGGGQGPGEGGEGQTARGGSPGSDRVSETGKGPTLELAGTGSRGGTRELLPCGPETQPQSETKTTPGQAQPHSVSGAQLQQTPPVPPTPAISGARTSVPSPAHIEKLNNEKLNPTRATATVASLSHPQGPSSCRQEKAPSPTGPALISGASPVHFAADGTVELKAGPSKNIPNPSASSKTDASVPVAVTPSPLTSLLTTATLEKLPVPQVSATTAPAGSAPPSSTLPAASSLKTPGTSLNMNGPTLRPTSSIPANNPLVTQLLQGKDVPMEQILPKPLTKVEMKMVPMTTQEERGMGVLIGTNTTENSTREEVNERQSHPATQQQLGKTLQSKQLPQVPRPLQLFSAKELRDSSADTHQYQEGLSKATQDQILQTLIQRVRRQNLLSVVPPSQFNFAHSGFQLEDISTSQRFMLGFAGRRTSKPAMAGHYLLNISTYGRGSESFRRTHSVNPEDRFCLSSPTEALKMGYTDCKNATGESSSSKEDDTDEESTGDEQESVMVKEEPQVSQSAGKGDTSSAPHSRETVSTSDCLASKNVKPEIPVNEQTTLSKENYLFPRGQTFDEKTLARDLIQAAQKQMAHAVRGKTIRSSPELFNSTVLPLPADSPTHQPLLLPPLQTPKLYGSPTQIGPSYRGMINVSTSSDMDHNSAIPGSQVSSNVGDVMSFSVTVTTIPASQAMNPSSHGQTIPVQAFPEENSIEGTPSKCYCRLKAMIMCKGCGAFCHDDCIGPSKLCVSCLVVR is encoded by the exons tatcATCGTCCTCCCCACAGTCAGGCTGCCCATCACCCACCATTCCAGCAGGTAAAGTCATTTCTCCATCACAGaagcacagcaagaaggcactaaAGCAG GCTCTAAAGCAGCAACagcagaagaagcagcagcagcagtgcaaGCCAAGCATATCCATCTCCTCCAACCAGCATCTCTCTCTCAAGACTGTCAAAGCAGCCAGTGACTCTGTACCTGCCAAACCTG caACATGGGAGGGAAAGCAATCTGATGGACAGTCAAACAGCCCTCAGAACTCAAACTCCAGCTTTTCTTCTTCAGTTAAAGTGGAAAATACTTTGCTAGGCTTGGGGAAGAAGTCATTCCAGAGATCTGAGAGACTCCATACCA GACAAATGAAAAGAACTAAATGTGCCGACATTGACGTTGAGACACCGGACTCCATTCTGGTTAATACAAATCTGCGAGCACTGATCAACAAGCACACATTTTCAGTCCTTCCTGGAGATTGCCAACAGCGACTGCTTCTACTACTCCCAGAGGTAGATCGACAG GTTGGTCCAGATGGTTTAATGAAGTTAAATGGCTCAGCCCTTAACAATGAATTCTTCACTTCAGCAGCCCAAGGCTGGAAGGAAAGACTCTCAGAAG GTGAGTTTACACCTGAGATGCAGGTGAGAATTCGACAAGAgattgagaaggagaaaaaggtgGAGCCATGGAAAGAACAATTCTTTGAAAGCTACTATGGGCAGAG tTCTGGCCTGAGCCTTGAAGATTCTAAGAAATTGACAGCTTCTCCCAGCGATCCCAAAGTAAAGAAAACCCCAGCTGAACAACCAAAATCAATGCCTGTGTCAGAGGCCTCTCTTATCAGAATAGTTCCAGTAGTCCCCCAGTCAGAGTGTAAAGAAGAAGCGTTGCAAATGTCATCACCAGGCAGAAGAGAAGAGTGTGAAAGCCAAGGTGAAGTGCAGCCAAACTTCTCCACATCTACAGAGCCCCTGCTTTCCTCAGCTCTCAATACACATGAGTTTAGCAGCATTCTTCCCATCAAGTGCCCACAGGATGAGGATCTCTTGGAGCAGAAGCCAGTCGCCTTTGCTGAACAGGAATCTGGGAAGAATCATCTCACCACAGCTTGTAATTATAACAAAAGTGAAAGCCAAGAATCTTTAGTTACATCGCCAAGCAAACCCAAGAGTCCTGGGGTTGAAAAACCAATAACGAAGCCCACAGCAGAAGCAGGTCCACAAGAGACCACTGTGAAAGAACCTCTAACAACTCTTGTTGATCAGAACCCAGAAAGCCTCAAGAGGAAGTCTTCCCTTACCCAAGAAGAGGCCCCTGTGAGCTGGGAGAAGAGGCCACGTGTCACTGAGAATCGCCAGCACCAGCAGCCATTTCAGGTCTCACCACAGCCCTTTCTCAGTAGAGGGGACAGAGTCCAGGTGCGAAAAGTACCACCTCTCAAG ATCCCGGTCTCCAGAATCTCCCCCATGCCGTTTCATCCATCGCAGGTCTCTCCCAGGGCTCGTTTTCCAGTCTCCATCACTAGTCCTAACAGAACAGGAGCCAGAACTCTTGCAGACATCAAAGCAAAAGCTCAACTGGTCAAAGCACAGAGGGCAGCAGCTGCCGCTGCCGCCGCAGCTGCTGCAGCCGCCTCAGTTGGAGGGACCATTCCAGGACCTGGCCCAGGGGGTGGACAGGGTCCAGGAGAGGGTGGTGAAGGGCAGACTGCTAGAGGAGGCAGTCCAGGCTCAGACAGAGTCAGTGAAACTGGAAAGGGCCCCACACTGGAACTGGCAGGAACTGGAAGCAGGGGAGGTACGAGAGAGCTTTTACCCTGTGGTCCAGAGACTCAGCCCCAGTCTGAGACCAAGACcaccccaggccaggcacagcctCATAGTGTCTCTGGAGCACAACTACAGCAAACCCCCCCAGTGCCTCCAACACCTGCCATCAGTGGAGCACGCACAAGTGTCCCATCACCAGCCCACATAGAGAAATTGAATAATGAAAAACTGAACCCCACCAGGGCAACAGCCACAGTGGCCTCTCTCAGCCATCCACAAGGGCCCAGTAGTTGCAGACAGGAGAAAGCACCTTCTCCAACAGGTCCTGCTCTAATCTCAGGTGCCTCACCTGTTCATTTTGCAGCTGATGGCACAGTTGAGCTCAAAGCAGGTCCTAGTAAGAATATACCTAACCCTTCAGCCTCATCAAAGACAGATGCTAGTGTGCCAGTGGCTGTAACTCCCTCCCCTTTAACATCTTTATTGACcacagccactttagaaaagCTTCCTGTACCGCAGGTCAGTGCAACTACAGCACCTGCTGGATCAGCTCCACCCTCGAGCACTTTGCCAGCAGCTTCTAGCCTTAAAACCCCAGGAACTTCTTTAAACATGAATGGACCCACTTTAAGACCAACCTCTAGTATTCCTGCTAATAATCCTTTAGTGACTCAGCTGCTTCAAGGCAAAGATGTTCCCATGGAGCAAATTCTGCCTAAACCtctcaccaaagttgaaatgaaaatgGTTCCAATGACTACTCAAGAGGAAAGGGGGATGGGAGTGCTCATAGGTACCAACACAACAGAAAATAGCACCAGAGAGGAAGTTAATGAGAGACAGTCCCATCCAGCTACACAGCAGCAGCTGGGCAAAACCTTGCAAAGTAAGCAGCTCCCCCAGGTTCCAAGGCCCCTTCAGCTCTTTTCAGCTAAGGAGCTGAGGGACTCCAGTGCTGACACACACCAATACCAAGAAGGACTAAGTAAAGCAACCCAAGATCAGATCCTTCAGACTCTCATTCAGAGGGTTCGGAGGCAGAATCTTCTCTCAGTTGTGCCGCCCTCGCAGTTCAACTTCGCTCACTCAGGTTTCCAGCTGGAAGACATCTCCACAAGTCAGAGGTTCATGCTGGGTTTTGCTGGCAGAAGGACATCCAAACCTGCAATGGCAGGGCACTACTTACTGAATATTTCTACCTACGGCCGGGGCTCAGAGAGCTTTAGGAGGACCCATTCTGTAAACCCTGAAGACCGTTTTTGTCTAAGCAGCCCCACTGAAGCCTTGAAAATGGGATATACAGACTGTAAAAATGCAACAGGAGAGAGTAGCAGCAGCAAAGAAGATGACACTGATGAGGAAAGTACTGGTGATGAGCAGGAATCTGTCATGGTGAAAGAGGAGCCCCAggtttcccagagtgctggcaagGGTGACACAAGTTCAGCACCCCACAGCAGGGAAACTGTATCTACCAGTGATTGCTTAGCTAGCAAGAATGTGAAGCCTGAGATACCAGTGAATGAGCAAACCACTTTAAGTAAGGAGAATTACCTGTTCCCTAGAGGCCAGACATTTGATGAAAAGACCTTAGCCAGAGATTTAATTCAGGCAGCACAGAAGCAGATGGCTCATGCAGTGAGAGGTAAGACAATCCGTAGCAGCCCCGAGCTTTTCAATTCTACTGTTCTTCCTCTGCCTGCAGACAGCCCCACCCACCAGCCCCTACTCCTTCCACCCCTGCAAACCCCGAAGTTGTATGGAAGCCCCACCCAGATAGGGCCAAGCTACAGAGGCATGATCAATGTCTCCACCTCATCTGACATGGACCATAACTCTGCTATACCAGGTAGCCAGGTATCTAGCAATGTAGGTGATGTCATGTCATTTTCAGTGACCGTCACTACCATCCCTGCTAGCCAAGCTATGAATCCCAGCAGCCATGGCCAGACCATTCCTGTTCAGGCCTTCCCTGAGGAGAACAGCATAGAGGGCACGCCTTCGAAATGTTACTGCCGCTTGAAAGCCATGATCATGTGCAAAGGCTGTGGCGCTTTCTGCCATGATGATTGCATTGGCCCCTCCAAACTGTGCGTCTCCTGCCTTGTTGTTCGGTAA
- the ASXL2 gene encoding putative Polycomb group protein ASXL2 isoform X1 — protein sequence MREKGRRKKGRTWAEAAKTVLEKYPNTPMSHKEILQVIQREGLKEIRSGTSPLACLNAMLHTNSRGEEGIFYKVPGRMGVYTLKKDVPDGVKELSEGSEESSDGQSDSQSSENSSSSSDGGSNKEGKKSRWKRKVSSSSPQSGCPSPTIPAGKVISPSQKHSKKALKQALKQQQQKKQQQQCKPSISISSNQHLSLKTVKAASDSVPAKPATWEGKQSDGQSNSPQNSNSSFSSSVKVENTLLGLGKKSFQRSERLHTRQMKRTKCADIDVETPDSILVNTNLRALINKHTFSVLPGDCQQRLLLLLPEVDRQVGPDGLMKLNGSALNNEFFTSAAQGWKERLSEGEFTPEMQVRIRQEIEKEKKVEPWKEQFFESYYGQSSGLSLEDSKKLTASPSDPKVKKTPAEQPKSMPVSEASLIRIVPVVPQSECKEEALQMSSPGRREECESQGEVQPNFSTSTEPLLSSALNTHEFSSILPIKCPQDEDLLEQKPVAFAEQESGKNHLTTACNYNKSESQESLVTSPSKPKSPGVEKPITKPTAEAGPQETTVKEPLTTLVDQNPESLKRKSSLTQEEAPVSWEKRPRVTENRQHQQPFQVSPQPFLSRGDRVQVRKVPPLKIPVSRISPMPFHPSQVSPRARFPVSITSPNRTGARTLADIKAKAQLVKAQRAAAAAAAAAAAAASVGGTIPGPGPGGGQGPGEGGEGQTARGGSPGSDRVSETGKGPTLELAGTGSRGGTRELLPCGPETQPQSETKTTPGQAQPHSVSGAQLQQTPPVPPTPAISGARTSVPSPAHIEKLNNEKLNPTRATATVASLSHPQGPSSCRQEKAPSPTGPALISGASPVHFAADGTVELKAGPSKNIPNPSASSKTDASVPVAVTPSPLTSLLTTATLEKLPVPQVSATTAPAGSAPPSSTLPAASSLKTPGTSLNMNGPTLRPTSSIPANNPLVTQLLQGKDVPMEQILPKPLTKVEMKMVPMTTQEERGMGVLIGTNTTENSTREEVNERQSHPATQQQLGKTLQSKQLPQVPRPLQLFSAKELRDSSADTHQYQEGLSKATQDQILQTLIQRVRRQNLLSVVPPSQFNFAHSGFQLEDISTSQRFMLGFAGRRTSKPAMAGHYLLNISTYGRGSESFRRTHSVNPEDRFCLSSPTEALKMGYTDCKNATGESSSSKEDDTDEESTGDEQESVMVKEEPQVSQSAGKGDTSSAPHSRETVSTSDCLASKNVKPEIPVNEQTTLSKENYLFPRGQTFDEKTLARDLIQAAQKQMAHAVRGKTIRSSPELFNSTVLPLPADSPTHQPLLLPPLQTPKLYGSPTQIGPSYRGMINVSTSSDMDHNSAIPGSQVSSNVGDVMSFSVTVTTIPASQAMNPSSHGQTIPVQAFPEENSIEGTPSKCYCRLKAMIMCKGCGAFCHDDCIGPSKLCVSCLVVR from the exons tatcATCGTCCTCCCCACAGTCAGGCTGCCCATCACCCACCATTCCAGCAGGTAAAGTCATTTCTCCATCACAGaagcacagcaagaaggcactaaAGCAG GCTCTAAAGCAGCAACagcagaagaagcagcagcagcagtgcaaGCCAAGCATATCCATCTCCTCCAACCAGCATCTCTCTCTCAAGACTGTCAAAGCAGCCAGTGACTCTGTACCTGCCAAACCTG caACATGGGAGGGAAAGCAATCTGATGGACAGTCAAACAGCCCTCAGAACTCAAACTCCAGCTTTTCTTCTTCAGTTAAAGTGGAAAATACTTTGCTAGGCTTGGGGAAGAAGTCATTCCAGAGATCTGAGAGACTCCATACCA GACAAATGAAAAGAACTAAATGTGCCGACATTGACGTTGAGACACCGGACTCCATTCTGGTTAATACAAATCTGCGAGCACTGATCAACAAGCACACATTTTCAGTCCTTCCTGGAGATTGCCAACAGCGACTGCTTCTACTACTCCCAGAGGTAGATCGACAG GTTGGTCCAGATGGTTTAATGAAGTTAAATGGCTCAGCCCTTAACAATGAATTCTTCACTTCAGCAGCCCAAGGCTGGAAGGAAAGACTCTCAGAAG GTGAGTTTACACCTGAGATGCAGGTGAGAATTCGACAAGAgattgagaaggagaaaaaggtgGAGCCATGGAAAGAACAATTCTTTGAAAGCTACTATGGGCAGAG tTCTGGCCTGAGCCTTGAAGATTCTAAGAAATTGACAGCTTCTCCCAGCGATCCCAAAGTAAAGAAAACCCCAGCTGAACAACCAAAATCAATGCCTGTGTCAGAGGCCTCTCTTATCAGAATAGTTCCAGTAGTCCCCCAGTCAGAGTGTAAAGAAGAAGCGTTGCAAATGTCATCACCAGGCAGAAGAGAAGAGTGTGAAAGCCAAGGTGAAGTGCAGCCAAACTTCTCCACATCTACAGAGCCCCTGCTTTCCTCAGCTCTCAATACACATGAGTTTAGCAGCATTCTTCCCATCAAGTGCCCACAGGATGAGGATCTCTTGGAGCAGAAGCCAGTCGCCTTTGCTGAACAGGAATCTGGGAAGAATCATCTCACCACAGCTTGTAATTATAACAAAAGTGAAAGCCAAGAATCTTTAGTTACATCGCCAAGCAAACCCAAGAGTCCTGGGGTTGAAAAACCAATAACGAAGCCCACAGCAGAAGCAGGTCCACAAGAGACCACTGTGAAAGAACCTCTAACAACTCTTGTTGATCAGAACCCAGAAAGCCTCAAGAGGAAGTCTTCCCTTACCCAAGAAGAGGCCCCTGTGAGCTGGGAGAAGAGGCCACGTGTCACTGAGAATCGCCAGCACCAGCAGCCATTTCAGGTCTCACCACAGCCCTTTCTCAGTAGAGGGGACAGAGTCCAGGTGCGAAAAGTACCACCTCTCAAG ATCCCGGTCTCCAGAATCTCCCCCATGCCGTTTCATCCATCGCAGGTCTCTCCCAGGGCTCGTTTTCCAGTCTCCATCACTAGTCCTAACAGAACAGGAGCCAGAACTCTTGCAGACATCAAAGCAAAAGCTCAACTGGTCAAAGCACAGAGGGCAGCAGCTGCCGCTGCCGCCGCAGCTGCTGCAGCCGCCTCAGTTGGAGGGACCATTCCAGGACCTGGCCCAGGGGGTGGACAGGGTCCAGGAGAGGGTGGTGAAGGGCAGACTGCTAGAGGAGGCAGTCCAGGCTCAGACAGAGTCAGTGAAACTGGAAAGGGCCCCACACTGGAACTGGCAGGAACTGGAAGCAGGGGAGGTACGAGAGAGCTTTTACCCTGTGGTCCAGAGACTCAGCCCCAGTCTGAGACCAAGACcaccccaggccaggcacagcctCATAGTGTCTCTGGAGCACAACTACAGCAAACCCCCCCAGTGCCTCCAACACCTGCCATCAGTGGAGCACGCACAAGTGTCCCATCACCAGCCCACATAGAGAAATTGAATAATGAAAAACTGAACCCCACCAGGGCAACAGCCACAGTGGCCTCTCTCAGCCATCCACAAGGGCCCAGTAGTTGCAGACAGGAGAAAGCACCTTCTCCAACAGGTCCTGCTCTAATCTCAGGTGCCTCACCTGTTCATTTTGCAGCTGATGGCACAGTTGAGCTCAAAGCAGGTCCTAGTAAGAATATACCTAACCCTTCAGCCTCATCAAAGACAGATGCTAGTGTGCCAGTGGCTGTAACTCCCTCCCCTTTAACATCTTTATTGACcacagccactttagaaaagCTTCCTGTACCGCAGGTCAGTGCAACTACAGCACCTGCTGGATCAGCTCCACCCTCGAGCACTTTGCCAGCAGCTTCTAGCCTTAAAACCCCAGGAACTTCTTTAAACATGAATGGACCCACTTTAAGACCAACCTCTAGTATTCCTGCTAATAATCCTTTAGTGACTCAGCTGCTTCAAGGCAAAGATGTTCCCATGGAGCAAATTCTGCCTAAACCtctcaccaaagttgaaatgaaaatgGTTCCAATGACTACTCAAGAGGAAAGGGGGATGGGAGTGCTCATAGGTACCAACACAACAGAAAATAGCACCAGAGAGGAAGTTAATGAGAGACAGTCCCATCCAGCTACACAGCAGCAGCTGGGCAAAACCTTGCAAAGTAAGCAGCTCCCCCAGGTTCCAAGGCCCCTTCAGCTCTTTTCAGCTAAGGAGCTGAGGGACTCCAGTGCTGACACACACCAATACCAAGAAGGACTAAGTAAAGCAACCCAAGATCAGATCCTTCAGACTCTCATTCAGAGGGTTCGGAGGCAGAATCTTCTCTCAGTTGTGCCGCCCTCGCAGTTCAACTTCGCTCACTCAGGTTTCCAGCTGGAAGACATCTCCACAAGTCAGAGGTTCATGCTGGGTTTTGCTGGCAGAAGGACATCCAAACCTGCAATGGCAGGGCACTACTTACTGAATATTTCTACCTACGGCCGGGGCTCAGAGAGCTTTAGGAGGACCCATTCTGTAAACCCTGAAGACCGTTTTTGTCTAAGCAGCCCCACTGAAGCCTTGAAAATGGGATATACAGACTGTAAAAATGCAACAGGAGAGAGTAGCAGCAGCAAAGAAGATGACACTGATGAGGAAAGTACTGGTGATGAGCAGGAATCTGTCATGGTGAAAGAGGAGCCCCAggtttcccagagtgctggcaagGGTGACACAAGTTCAGCACCCCACAGCAGGGAAACTGTATCTACCAGTGATTGCTTAGCTAGCAAGAATGTGAAGCCTGAGATACCAGTGAATGAGCAAACCACTTTAAGTAAGGAGAATTACCTGTTCCCTAGAGGCCAGACATTTGATGAAAAGACCTTAGCCAGAGATTTAATTCAGGCAGCACAGAAGCAGATGGCTCATGCAGTGAGAGGTAAGACAATCCGTAGCAGCCCCGAGCTTTTCAATTCTACTGTTCTTCCTCTGCCTGCAGACAGCCCCACCCACCAGCCCCTACTCCTTCCACCCCTGCAAACCCCGAAGTTGTATGGAAGCCCCACCCAGATAGGGCCAAGCTACAGAGGCATGATCAATGTCTCCACCTCATCTGACATGGACCATAACTCTGCTATACCAGGTAGCCAGGTATCTAGCAATGTAGGTGATGTCATGTCATTTTCAGTGACCGTCACTACCATCCCTGCTAGCCAAGCTATGAATCCCAGCAGCCATGGCCAGACCATTCCTGTTCAGGCCTTCCCTGAGGAGAACAGCATAGAGGGCACGCCTTCGAAATGTTACTGCCGCTTGAAAGCCATGATCATGTGCAAAGGCTGTGGCGCTTTCTGCCATGATGATTGCATTGGCCCCTCCAAACTGTGCGTCTCCTGCCTTGTTGTTCGGTAA